One Larus michahellis chromosome 20, bLarMic1.1, whole genome shotgun sequence genomic window carries:
- the SFRP1 gene encoding secreted frizzled-related protein 1, translated as MGGVRGPRGASLRALVSLAVGLLACGGASEYDYVSYQSDLGPYPGGRFYAKPHQCVAIPADLRLCHSVGYDKMVLPNLLDHETMAEVKHQASSWVPLLNKNCHMGTQVFLCSLFAPVCLDRPVYPCRWLCEAVRDSCEPVMQFFGFFWPEMLKCDQFPQDDVCIAMTAPNATEVSRPKGTTVCPPCDNEMKSEAIVEHLCASEFALKMTIKEVKKENGDKMIVPRKRKALKLGPIRKKNLKKLVLFLKNGADCPCHQLDNLGHYFLIMGRQVKTQYLLTAIYKWDKKNKEFKKFMKKMKSPDCPTFPSVFK; from the exons ATGGGCGGCGTGCGGGGGCCCCGCGGGGCCAGCCTGCGGGCGCTGGTGTCGCTGGCCGTCGGGCTGCTGGCCTGCGGCGGGGCCAGCGAGTACGACTACGTGAGCTACCAGTCCGACCTGGGCCCCTACCCCGGCGGGCGCTTCTACGCCAAGCCCCACCAGTGCGTGGCCATCCCCGCCGACCTGCGGCTCTGCCACAGTGTGGGCTACGACAAGATGGTGCTGCCCAACCTGCTGGACCACGAGACCATGGCGGAGGTGAAGCACCAGGCCAGCAGCTGGGTGCCGCTGCTCAACAAGAACTGCCACATGGGCACCCAGgtcttcctctgctccctcttTGCCCCCGTCTGCCTGGACCGGCCGGTCTACCCGTGCCGCTGGCTCTGTGAGGCTGTGCGTGACTCCTGTGAGCCCGTCATGCAGTTCTTCGGCTTCTTCTGGCCTGAGATGCTCAAGTGTGACCAGTTTCCCCAGGACGACGTCTGCATTGCCATGACGGCTCCCAACGCCACCGAGGTCTCCAGGCCCAAAG GAACGACCGTGTGTCCCCCTTGCGACAACGAGATGAAGTCGGAGGCCATCGTGGAGCACCTGTGCGCCAGCGAGTTTG CTCTTAAGATGACCATAAAGGAGGTGAAGAAGGAGAACGGGGACAAGATGATCGTCCCGCGGAAGAGGAAGGCGCTGAAGCTGGGGCCCATCCGGAAGAAGAACCTGAAGAAGCTGGTGCTGTTCCTGAAGAACGGGGCCGACTGCCCCTGCCATCAGCTGGACAACCTCGGCCACTACTTCCTCATCATGGGCCGCCAGGTGAAGACCCAGTACCTGCTGACGGCCATCTACAAGTGGGACAAGAAGAACAAAGAGTTCAAGAAGTTCATGAAGAAGATGAAGTCTCCCGACTGCCCGACGTTTCCGTCCGTTTTCAAGTGA